In Haematobia irritans isolate KBUSLIRL chromosome 1, ASM5000362v1, whole genome shotgun sequence, a genomic segment contains:
- the LOC142219481 gene encoding uncharacterized protein LOC142219481, with the protein MSKVSIFVMCALVALASAAHLPQARYEPQDIYAEPNCAIVSDHTRMFRDISDPTHYWICPEGKEKADYIQCPPNEAFMEAPQKCVVWEEWKWVEPYTR; encoded by the exons ATGTCCAAAG tttccatatttgtaatgtgtgcccTTGTGGCCTTGGCTTCTGCTGCTCATTTACCTCAAGCTCGTTATGAACCCCAGGATATTTATGCCGAACCCAATTGTGCCATTGTCAGTGATCACACACGCATGTTCCGTGATATTTCCGATCCTACTCATTATTGGATTTGCCCAGAGGGTAAAGAGAAAGCCGATTACATTCAATGTCCACCCAATGAAGCCTTCATGGAAGCTCCACAAAAATGTGTTGTCTGGGAGGAATGGAAATGGGTTGAACCTTATACCAGATAA